One genomic window of Methanosarcina acetivorans C2A includes the following:
- a CDS encoding PKD domain-containing protein, which translates to MKSRLQSRLTVSLIAFLILILISGIGAADELIVQPGDSIQAVVDNASSGDVITIQAGTYTENLKIYTDSLTIRSESGDPDDTIIKAKSSTDNATFVDADGVKISGITVTAATGSGVSGICLSGCSNCRVENNKLTGDSQGVYLEKSKRCTVSNNLVKDNRAYGIYLLGSSINNISGNTVTNSGRGIYIGNSDDNIISGNTVTSNNVLGLYECSQCDYNTVYNNYFNNTKVTLNGGNGNSYNTTKTEGTNIIGGSYLGGNYWGKPDGTGFSDTAKDEDGDGISDSAYDINSKYSDYLPLVYPTPEPVPPVADFSSNVTSGDAPLTVKFTDKSTGDPTGWNWDFGDETTSTEQNPVHTYTSAGSYTVTLTASNADGESSKTDSINVLQSAEQVVADFTSNVTSGNAPLEVSFTDTSTGSPTAWNWDFGDGNTSADQNPVHIYTSAGAYTVTLTASNAEGESSKTDSVNVLQAPEMVRPVADFSTNTTQGPAPLAVQFTDRSQNAVSWSWDFDNDGQPDSTVQSPVYVYEAPGDYTVNLTVSNPNGTASKTLGIEVLEPEEDEGLPVADFSANVTSGYYPLTVLFTDLSQNATGRSWDVNGDGVEDSNEASFAYTYTSRGTYEAKLTATNENGTNTKTMEIDVKKKSSGGSSSGGGGGGGGSPEPARNVETKELAQVFIINGNAVKFDFTKNATCVAYVGFDSIRNAGKTTTIVEQLKTKSTLVSELSKGEVYKYFNVWVGNSGYATSKNIENPVVCFKVEKSWLQNENIDQDSIVLNRYNDEKNWEQLTANRTAEDDNYLYYTASVSGFSFFAITGTVTKQIEEESKQIPAEERSVGEIQSEKEETEETESNESTGDFNTITILSIVTVIGFLGLAGLMLKNMKE; encoded by the coding sequence ATTAAAAGTAGATTACAAAGTAGATTAACCGTTTCACTAATTGCGTTTCTCATTTTAATATTAATTTCAGGCATCGGAGCCGCGGATGAGCTCATCGTCCAACCAGGAGATTCAATACAGGCTGTTGTTGACAATGCAAGTTCAGGGGATGTAATAACCATTCAAGCCGGGACTTATACCGAGAATCTCAAAATATATACAGATAGCCTCACGATCAGATCGGAATCCGGAGACCCTGATGATACAATAATCAAAGCTAAAAGTTCAACAGACAACGCGACCTTTGTGGATGCAGACGGGGTCAAAATTAGCGGCATAACAGTTACCGCAGCAACCGGGTCCGGCGTCTCAGGAATCTGCCTTTCCGGATGCAGTAACTGTAGGGTTGAGAATAACAAACTCACAGGCGACTCGCAGGGAGTTTATCTTGAAAAATCCAAAAGATGCACTGTCTCGAATAATCTGGTCAAAGACAATAGAGCGTATGGAATTTATCTTTTGGGCTCCAGTATCAATAACATTTCCGGAAATACAGTTACCAATTCCGGGCGCGGCATCTATATAGGCAACTCTGACGATAATATCATTTCAGGCAATACTGTAACTTCGAATAATGTTTTAGGGCTCTATGAATGCAGCCAGTGCGACTATAATACCGTGTATAACAACTATTTCAATAACACCAAGGTAACCTTAAATGGCGGAAATGGGAATTCCTATAACACTACAAAAACCGAAGGCACCAATATAATTGGCGGCTCTTATCTGGGTGGAAACTACTGGGGAAAACCTGATGGAACGGGATTTTCCGATACTGCAAAGGACGAGGACGGAGACGGGATTTCCGATTCAGCATATGATATAAACAGCAAATATTCAGATTACCTGCCTCTTGTATACCCAACGCCTGAACCTGTACCCCCTGTTGCGGACTTCAGCAGCAATGTTACCTCGGGGGATGCCCCGCTGACAGTTAAATTCACTGACAAAAGCACAGGAGATCCCACTGGATGGAACTGGGATTTCGGAGACGAAACTACTTCAACAGAACAGAACCCCGTACATACATACACCTCAGCGGGATCTTACACGGTAACGCTCACAGCAAGCAATGCGGACGGGGAATCTTCAAAAACAGATTCGATAAATGTCCTTCAAAGCGCTGAACAGGTAGTTGCTGACTTTACCAGCAATGTTACCTCCGGAAATGCCCCACTGGAGGTTTCATTTACCGATACGAGTACGGGCTCTCCAACAGCCTGGAACTGGGATTTCGGAGACGGAAACACTTCAGCAGACCAGAACCCCGTACACATATATACCTCAGCAGGAGCTTACACGGTAACGCTCACAGCAAGCAATGCGGAAGGGGAATCTTCAAAAACAGATTCGGTAAATGTCCTTCAAGCTCCTGAAATGGTGCGTCCTGTTGCAGATTTCAGCACAAACACTACTCAGGGCCCTGCCCCTCTTGCAGTCCAGTTTACCGACCGTTCACAAAATGCAGTTTCATGGAGCTGGGACTTTGACAACGACGGACAGCCTGACTCTACCGTCCAGAGTCCGGTTTACGTGTATGAAGCTCCGGGAGACTATACCGTTAACCTGACAGTAAGCAATCCAAACGGTACGGCTTCAAAAACTCTCGGAATAGAAGTGCTGGAACCGGAAGAGGACGAAGGGCTTCCTGTTGCAGACTTCAGTGCAAATGTCACCAGCGGTTATTACCCTCTTACAGTCCTCTTTACCGACCTTTCACAAAACGCAACCGGAAGAAGCTGGGATGTTAATGGTGATGGTGTCGAAGACTCTAATGAGGCAAGCTTTGCTTATACCTACACTTCCAGAGGGACTTACGAAGCTAAACTGACCGCAACCAATGAAAACGGCACGAACACAAAAACCATGGAAATAGATGTAAAGAAGAAGAGCAGCGGAGGAAGCAGCAGTGGTGGCGGAGGTGGAGGCGGGGGATCCCCCGAACCTGCAAGAAACGTTGAAACTAAAGAGCTTGCTCAGGTCTTTATCATAAACGGCAACGCTGTGAAGTTTGATTTCACAAAGAATGCAACCTGTGTTGCGTATGTCGGGTTTGATTCGATCAGAAACGCAGGCAAGACAACAACTATTGTCGAACAATTAAAAACGAAATCCACTCTTGTTTCGGAGCTGTCCAAAGGAGAGGTCTACAAGTACTTTAACGTCTGGGTAGGGAACAGCGGGTATGCAACCTCAAAGAATATAGAAAACCCGGTGGTCTGCTTCAAGGTTGAAAAGTCCTGGCTGCAGAATGAAAATATAGATCAGGATTCGATTGTCCTTAACAGGTATAATGATGAGAAAAACTGGGAGCAGCTTACAGCCAACCGGACAGCTGAAGATGATAACTACCTCTATTACACAGCCAGTGTCTCCGGTTTTTCTTTCTTTGCGATAACGGGTACGGTTACGAAGCAGATTGAAGAAGAAAGTAAACAGATTCCTGCCGAAGAAAGATCGGTTGGCGAGATTCAATCAGAAAAGGAAGAGACAGAAGAAACCGAATCGAATGAGAGCACAGGGGACTTTAATACCATAACCATATTAAGTATAGTAACCGTGATCGGATTTCTGGGGCTAGCTGGACTGATGCTGAAGAATATGAAGGAATGA
- a CDS encoding GerW family sporulation protein — MGVEETIKEIAGELERIATTKTVVGDPITAAGKTIIPVSKLTMGFGGGGGEGKKEKESGYGGGGGAGAKIEPVAFIMLSEDDAKIFRISEKGDVGSILSSLQEVVPDVLEKIKGKTGKHKKEEGPEVGKTEVKEHEEPEEKGGCFQ; from the coding sequence ATGGGCGTAGAAGAGACCATTAAAGAAATTGCAGGTGAACTTGAAAGAATTGCAACTACGAAAACTGTCGTAGGAGATCCTATTACAGCTGCCGGGAAAACAATTATTCCTGTTTCCAAACTCACAATGGGTTTTGGAGGCGGAGGCGGGGAAGGTAAGAAGGAGAAAGAATCCGGATATGGAGGCGGCGGAGGTGCAGGCGCGAAGATCGAGCCTGTTGCTTTTATTATGCTCTCCGAAGATGATGCAAAAATCTTCCGGATCTCTGAGAAAGGTGATGTAGGGTCAATCCTCAGTTCCCTTCAGGAGGTCGTGCCTGATGTTCTGGAGAAGATCAAAGGCAAGACCGGCAAACATAAAAAAGAAGAGGGTCCGGAAGTCGGCAAAACGGAAGTTAAAGAGCATGAGGAACCCGAAGAGAAAGGGGGATGTTTCCAGTAA
- a CDS encoding DUF2953 domain-containing protein produces the protein MIIIYLFLLVFLLVLFILFTAIGLTFKLKVLSVEEKKELGGLFTVKWLLFSHTFSIKEPGEEKCLPEEPESEPGEAETKREMVVETGTPQEKRGPEQSESRKEDLLKAELKMQMEKDKEAGGKAPEEETVILEGKEKTGIKEQAEGKEKITVGERTEGKEKIEIEEKAGIEENITLKEKTEDKEKRGLFARLRRNKRAGPEAEVEAKKGMSTREKLHWGLEAYKALRKPLFRLFSDTLSAIKIKNLKADLTFGLSDPADTGMLCGFIHAFLGMVYSRCRNCNFSVCPVFMETLLDFRGSAEIRIKIYSLIFPFIKFIFNWKTLSFTYSIVKEKLRGSSKINS, from the coding sequence ATGATTATCATCTATCTCTTTCTTCTGGTTTTTCTGCTTGTTTTATTCATACTTTTTACAGCAATAGGCCTCACTTTCAAGCTCAAGGTTCTGAGTGTGGAAGAAAAGAAAGAACTGGGAGGTCTATTTACTGTAAAATGGCTGCTTTTTTCCCATACCTTTTCAATTAAAGAGCCCGGGGAAGAAAAATGCCTTCCCGAAGAACCGGAATCGGAGCCTGGTGAAGCAGAAACAAAAAGAGAAATGGTCGTGGAAACCGGAACTCCACAGGAGAAAAGAGGGCCTGAGCAGTCTGAAAGCAGAAAAGAAGACCTTCTAAAAGCAGAACTCAAAATGCAGATGGAAAAAGATAAGGAGGCCGGAGGAAAGGCTCCTGAAGAGGAAACTGTAATCCTTGAGGGTAAAGAGAAAACCGGGATTAAAGAACAGGCTGAGGGCAAAGAGAAAATTACGGTTGGAGAAAGGACTGAAGGCAAAGAGAAAATTGAAATTGAAGAAAAAGCCGGGATTGAAGAAAATATCACGTTGAAAGAAAAAACTGAGGACAAAGAGAAGAGAGGGCTATTTGCCCGGCTAAGAAGGAACAAGAGAGCCGGTCCGGAAGCTGAGGTTGAGGCAAAAAAAGGCATGAGCACCAGGGAAAAACTTCACTGGGGCCTGGAAGCTTACAAAGCCCTTCGAAAACCACTGTTCCGTCTGTTTTCCGACACACTTTCCGCAATAAAAATCAAGAACCTGAAAGCTGACCTTACTTTCGGGCTTTCCGATCCCGCAGATACTGGGATGCTTTGCGGGTTTATACATGCTTTTCTGGGAATGGTTTACAGCCGCTGCCGGAACTGCAACTTTTCTGTGTGTCCCGTGTTTATGGAGACACTGCTGGATTTCCGGGGGAGTGCGGAAATCCGTATAAAAATATATTCGCTGATTTTTCCATTCATTAAATTTATATTTAACTGGAAAACTTTATCTTTCACTTATTCGATTGTTAAGGAAAAACTTCGGGGTAGTTCGAAGATAAACTCCTAA
- a CDS encoding beta-ribofuranosylaminobenzene 5'-phosphate synthase, whose product MINVVSPSRLHLTLIDLNAEIGRVDGGVGITLESPGLEISATEADAVEVVGDSLLAGRMLKAAKAVLPAGKGIRIHIKRDLSDHVGLGSGTQAALSAAAAVNEIYGLGQSVRELAVAVGRGGTSGIGVAAFENGGFILDGGHRFRDKGAFSPSAASHMPPGPVLFRRDFPDWHIVLAIPDTKGAHDVEEVDIFKKVCPVPLREVQEVSHVILMQMLPAIIEEDLESFGKAINHVQTVGFKKREVELQPEPVLKAMKYMQDNGASGSGVSSFGPVVYGIVGSQSEGKKLQKEVQHMLDESLGGEVMLTKAKNRGADIFGGSG is encoded by the coding sequence ATGATTAATGTAGTGTCTCCGTCCAGACTGCATCTTACCCTTATCGACCTCAATGCAGAGATCGGCAGGGTCGATGGAGGTGTAGGGATCACTCTCGAGTCACCCGGCCTGGAAATTTCGGCAACTGAAGCGGATGCTGTCGAAGTTGTGGGAGATTCTCTTCTCGCAGGCAGGATGCTAAAAGCAGCAAAAGCTGTACTCCCGGCAGGGAAAGGCATCAGGATTCATATCAAAAGGGACCTCTCCGACCATGTTGGGCTTGGCTCCGGAACCCAGGCCGCACTCTCGGCAGCAGCAGCCGTAAATGAGATTTACGGGCTTGGGCAAAGTGTCCGGGAACTCGCAGTTGCCGTGGGTCGAGGCGGAACCTCCGGAATAGGAGTTGCTGCTTTTGAAAATGGAGGTTTTATCCTGGATGGCGGGCACAGGTTCAGGGATAAAGGGGCATTTTCTCCATCGGCAGCCAGCCATATGCCTCCAGGTCCTGTGCTTTTTAGAAGGGACTTCCCCGACTGGCATATCGTCCTTGCAATTCCCGACACCAAGGGCGCCCATGATGTCGAAGAAGTCGATATCTTCAAAAAAGTCTGTCCCGTTCCTTTAAGGGAAGTCCAGGAAGTATCTCATGTGATTCTCATGCAGATGCTCCCTGCGATAATCGAAGAGGACCTGGAAAGTTTCGGCAAGGCAATCAACCATGTCCAGACTGTGGGCTTTAAAAAGCGGGAAGTAGAACTTCAGCCCGAACCCGTGCTCAAGGCAATGAAATATATGCAGGACAACGGGGCCAGCGGTTCAGGGGTTAGTTCTTTCGGGCCTGTCGTCTACGGGATTGTAGGGAGCCAGAGCGAAGGCAAAAAGCTCCAGAAGGAAGTCCAGCATATGCTTGACGAATCCCTTGGCGGAGAAGTAATGCTTACAAAGGCAAAGAACCGGGGTGCGGACATCTTCGGAGGCTCCGGTTGA
- a CDS encoding NOP5/NOP56 family protein — translation MKINTWFGSLEVGSGGEILAFDLFPKGIRELALRSLSLRSSRENLPPEGFDLKAAALECGFVASLSEYYSLLHEVTLEAAKLQVSEAITPDQRIVQAVEALDDINETTNSLSERLFEWYGGYFPESGLVGEALALFIVKYGSRENVPPDDPLYLKARDSMGAKLETADEALLKGFAESVCSLYSRRKQLEAYIESSMEALAPNLTTIAGPMLGARLISIAGSLEKLAAFPSSTIQVIGANKALFKHLRARAPSPKHGVIYSHPFINTSPWWVRGKVARALAAKISLAARIDFYSATKDLSLMGELEEKVRKIRAANPKPPQKRQEGRGKPKKKRRK, via the coding sequence TTGAAAATCAACACTTGGTTTGGAAGCCTTGAGGTCGGCAGTGGCGGAGAAATCCTTGCCTTCGATCTTTTCCCCAAAGGCATAAGGGAGCTTGCGCTCCGTTCCCTCTCATTAAGGAGCAGCAGGGAGAATCTCCCGCCCGAAGGTTTTGACCTGAAAGCTGCAGCCCTTGAGTGCGGGTTTGTAGCTTCCCTTTCGGAATATTATTCCCTTTTACATGAAGTCACGCTGGAAGCCGCAAAACTCCAGGTTTCAGAAGCTATTACCCCTGACCAGCGCATAGTTCAGGCAGTAGAAGCCCTGGATGACATCAATGAAACCACCAATTCCCTTTCGGAAAGGCTTTTTGAGTGGTACGGGGGATATTTCCCCGAAAGCGGGCTTGTCGGAGAGGCTCTAGCACTTTTTATCGTCAAATATGGCTCCCGGGAAAATGTTCCTCCTGATGACCCTCTTTACTTAAAAGCCAGGGACTCCATGGGAGCAAAACTTGAAACTGCAGATGAGGCGCTTCTTAAGGGTTTTGCAGAAAGCGTATGCAGTCTCTATTCCCGGCGCAAGCAGCTCGAAGCTTACATCGAGAGCAGTATGGAAGCCCTTGCCCCCAACTTGACTACTATTGCGGGCCCCATGCTCGGGGCAAGGCTCATAAGCATTGCAGGCAGCCTTGAAAAACTTGCTGCTTTTCCTTCAAGTACCATTCAGGTAATTGGGGCAAATAAAGCTCTCTTCAAACACCTGCGTGCCCGGGCCCCTTCCCCTAAACACGGGGTGATCTACAGCCATCCCTTTATCAATACCTCTCCCTGGTGGGTGAGGGGGAAAGTTGCAAGAGCCCTTGCAGCAAAAATTTCCCTTGCTGCAAGAATTGACTTTTATTCTGCAACAAAAGACCTTTCCCTTATGGGGGAACTGGAAGAAAAAGTCCGGAAGATCAGGGCTGCAAACCCGAAACCTCCCCAGAAGCGGCAGGAGGGCAGGGGAAAACCAAAGAAGAAGAGGAGGAAGTAA
- a CDS encoding fibrillarin-like rRNA/tRNA 2'-O-methyltransferase, with protein sequence MPDIKLLSEGIFEIMKDKRQLATLNLDPGKVVYGEKLISVEGAEYRTWDPRRSKLGAMVLKKFNIPLSKDSKVLYLGAASGTTVSHVSDIASEGAVYSVEFASRSMRDFIRLASRRKNIFPILADAGKPDSYAHIVEPVDLIFQDVAQPNQAEIAARNAARFLNKNGYLLLSIKARSIDTAASPKEIFKEEVKKLEQAFEPGFEILTARDLMPYHEDHLGVLAKLKE encoded by the coding sequence ATGCCCGACATAAAGCTGCTTTCCGAAGGGATTTTCGAGATTATGAAGGATAAAAGGCAGCTTGCTACCCTGAACCTTGACCCCGGAAAAGTGGTCTACGGAGAAAAGCTGATCTCTGTTGAAGGGGCCGAGTACAGGACATGGGACCCTCGCAGGAGCAAGCTCGGAGCCATGGTGCTCAAAAAATTCAATATTCCTCTGAGTAAGGATTCAAAGGTCCTCTATCTGGGGGCGGCTTCCGGGACAACAGTCAGCCATGTCTCCGATATCGCCTCCGAAGGGGCAGTCTACTCCGTTGAATTTGCCTCAAGAAGCATGCGCGACTTCATAAGGCTTGCTTCAAGACGCAAAAACATTTTCCCTATTCTTGCTGATGCGGGAAAACCGGATAGTTACGCTCATATTGTTGAACCTGTAGACCTCATCTTTCAGGACGTTGCCCAGCCTAACCAGGCAGAAATCGCTGCAAGAAATGCGGCACGCTTTTTGAATAAAAACGGCTATCTCCTGCTTTCGATCAAGGCTCGCAGCATCGACACTGCGGCAAGTCCGAAGGAAATCTTCAAGGAAGAAGTAAAAAAGCTTGAGCAGGCGTTTGAACCCGGATTCGAAATCCTTACTGCCAGAGACCTTATGCCCTACCACGAAGACCACCTTGGAGTCCTGGCAAAGTTAAAGGAATGA
- a CDS encoding winged helix-turn-helix domain-containing protein, translating into MNGGGENLFKAISSDTRLSILESLSEGDKHISGLAREIGISVPVAAKHVKVLEKAKLIERKKFGNTHMIGIKLNNVYSFLDRFAENRKLEVEEGTSLLEALKSVAAVEVKKMGDRIKVVSTDGEEGFYIYEVDGKLSDKTVDEYEFYEDAIVEWKKLIPVTKKRLFVNIKR; encoded by the coding sequence ATGAATGGTGGCGGAGAAAATCTCTTCAAAGCAATCTCAAGTGACACACGTCTTTCTATTCTTGAAAGCCTGAGTGAAGGGGATAAGCACATCTCAGGGCTTGCAAGAGAAATAGGGATCTCCGTGCCCGTTGCTGCAAAACATGTGAAAGTGCTGGAAAAAGCCAAACTCATAGAGAGGAAAAAGTTCGGAAATACTCATATGATAGGCATAAAGTTGAATAATGTCTATTCTTTTCTGGACCGTTTTGCAGAAAACAGGAAGCTTGAGGTGGAGGAGGGAACGAGTTTACTTGAAGCCCTGAAAAGTGTAGCCGCTGTAGAGGTAAAGAAAATGGGAGACAGGATAAAAGTCGTCTCTACGGACGGAGAAGAGGGCTTTTATATATATGAGGTGGATGGCAAATTATCGGATAAAACTGTAGACGAATACGAGTTTTACGAAGATGCCATCGTTGAATGGAAAAAGCTAATTCCGGTCACAAAAAAAAGGCTGTTTGTAAATATTAAAAGATAA
- a CDS encoding DUF2162 domain-containing protein yields MDSSTLTVIGILIGILIFGIKTGLGCGFSNITTREILTIGGSYFFLALLFGSVADHLSFDAFERLSAMGMGIHVLVSLLLIGAGIYTQKKWNSGKDVSRHTFLAISMPCPVCLGALAVSCMLLSQSLSYSGIKIGFLVGIAFFIAVVASSFLFRFGKVRCGKTPETMGSAMMLLGIYYLLGALLIPAYMKSKQMNMAPMQTGESGLFPLLAFGIIILAGFFLDRVRSNQ; encoded by the coding sequence ATGGACTCTTCGACATTGACTGTTATCGGTATTTTGATAGGTATTCTTATCTTCGGGATTAAAACTGGATTAGGTTGTGGATTTTCAAATATCACTACGCGAGAGATTCTTACAATTGGCGGCAGTTATTTTTTTCTAGCTCTTTTATTCGGAAGTGTTGCTGACCACCTGAGCTTTGATGCTTTTGAGCGTCTTTCTGCAATGGGTATGGGAATCCATGTTCTTGTCTCCCTGCTCCTTATAGGGGCTGGCATCTATACCCAGAAAAAATGGAATTCCGGAAAAGATGTTTCCAGACATACTTTCCTGGCCATATCAATGCCCTGTCCGGTCTGCCTGGGGGCTCTTGCAGTCTCCTGTATGCTCCTCTCACAAAGCCTCAGCTATTCCGGGATAAAAATAGGGTTCCTTGTGGGAATTGCTTTTTTTATTGCAGTAGTAGCTTCTTCTTTTCTTTTCAGGTTCGGGAAGGTCCGGTGTGGAAAGACCCCCGAAACTATGGGAAGCGCCATGATGCTTCTCGGAATTTATTATCTTCTGGGAGCTCTGCTAATCCCAGCCTATATGAAATCAAAACAGATGAACATGGCTCCTATGCAAACCGGAGAATCAGGCCTTTTTCCCCTTCTGGCTTTCGGGATAATAATCCTTGCAGGTTTTTTCCTTGACCGTGTGAGGTCTAACCAATGA
- a CDS encoding MotA/TolQ/ExbB proton channel family protein, with the protein MSNMDLLFRTIYVFSSALLYPVMILLTLLVFVSLIQLGEFLSEYSKRTRDRNSLEVSCKKIRQSLHISAFSEASKALLNIKQNYMVTTFAKESAQYLEDQNFPAIGKLSEEYEIRMAKRLEHTKIISTVAPMLGLMGTLIPLGPALIGLSQGDLETLAQNLMIAFATTVVGLFSAGIAYVLTQVRRRWYWEDMSDIDYILDIIEEKNGN; encoded by the coding sequence ATGAGCAATATGGATCTGTTGTTCCGGACCATATACGTATTTTCATCGGCTTTACTGTATCCGGTAATGATACTTTTGACTCTACTGGTCTTTGTTTCACTTATTCAGTTAGGAGAATTCCTTTCCGAATATTCAAAAAGAACCAGGGACCGGAACAGCCTGGAAGTTAGTTGCAAAAAAATCAGGCAAAGTCTTCATATTTCGGCTTTTTCGGAAGCATCGAAGGCTCTCCTGAATATAAAACAAAATTACATGGTCACGACCTTTGCAAAAGAGTCTGCACAATACCTTGAAGATCAGAATTTCCCTGCGATCGGGAAGCTCTCCGAAGAATATGAGATAAGAATGGCAAAGCGCCTTGAGCACACGAAAATCATCTCAACTGTTGCTCCCATGCTCGGGCTTATGGGGACCCTTATCCCTCTCGGGCCTGCTCTAATAGGGCTTTCACAGGGAGACCTCGAAACCCTGGCACAGAATCTGATGATCGCTTTTGCGACTACTGTTGTAGGGCTCTTTTCTGCCGGAATAGCCTATGTGCTTACCCAGGTCAGGAGGCGCTGGTACTGGGAGGACATGTCGGATATCGATTACATCCTGGATATCATCGAGGAAAAGAACGGAAATTGA
- a CDS encoding DUF2149 domain-containing protein, with translation MRKSRRYRRTGLLNDPEEQNPMTGVANLFDVAMVFSVALLVALVMSYHLPELLSSNEDITIVKNPGAEDMKIIIKDQGKPIEVLNMTENIGGGTGEALGTAYKLADGRVIYVPEDSEGNETSTSSGTSTSD, from the coding sequence ATGCGAAAATCCAGACGATACAGGCGGACCGGGCTTTTAAACGACCCTGAAGAGCAAAACCCCATGACTGGGGTTGCCAACCTCTTTGACGTTGCAATGGTCTTTTCCGTGGCTCTGCTCGTAGCTCTTGTGATGTCTTACCACCTCCCCGAACTTCTGAGCTCGAATGAGGACATTACAATTGTAAAAAACCCTGGAGCTGAGGACATGAAGATAATCATCAAGGATCAGGGAAAACCTATAGAAGTCCTTAACATGACCGAAAACATCGGGGGAGGCACAGGCGAAGCTCTGGGAACGGCTTATAAGCTGGCTGACGGCAGAGTGATTTACGTGCCTGAAGATTCGGAGGGGAATGAGACCTCCACTTCAAGTGGTACATCCACTTCAGATTAA